The following are encoded together in the Bacillota bacterium genome:
- a CDS encoding patatin produces MRADAVFQGGGVKVIGLVGALTVAESYGYRWVNLAGTSAGALVAALAAAGYRAEEMAQLLQEMDFRIFRDAPWWAKIPLAGPALALLLTKGLYKGDALEEWVRGLLARRGVRTFADLVIPGERDERFRFKLQVIAADISRGRMVVLPRDIAAYGVDPEQLDVARAVRMSASLPYFFRPVTQHFPAPDGGFRSYIVDGGVLSNFPVWLFDVPGTPPWPTIGFMLVSRPPGRPHRIRGPVSFGAAVVSTMLEAHDAQYLEEADGVRTIRVPAVGVRATDFELSPEERRRLFAAGAEAARRFFEQWNFERYVRLYRTGTA; encoded by the coding sequence CTGCGGGCCGACGCGGTCTTCCAGGGCGGCGGCGTCAAAGTCATCGGGCTGGTGGGCGCGCTGACCGTCGCGGAAAGCTACGGCTACCGATGGGTCAACCTGGCCGGCACGTCGGCGGGCGCCTTGGTGGCCGCGCTGGCGGCGGCCGGGTACCGGGCGGAAGAAATGGCACAGCTCTTGCAGGAAATGGATTTTCGCATCTTCCGAGACGCCCCGTGGTGGGCGAAAATTCCTTTGGCGGGTCCCGCTCTGGCGCTGCTCCTCACGAAGGGGCTGTACAAGGGCGACGCGCTGGAGGAGTGGGTGCGGGGGCTGCTGGCCCGCCGCGGCGTGCGCACGTTCGCGGATTTGGTCATTCCGGGCGAAAGGGACGAGCGCTTTCGCTTCAAGCTGCAAGTCATCGCCGCGGACATCAGCCGGGGGCGCATGGTGGTGCTGCCCCGAGACATAGCGGCCTACGGCGTTGACCCCGAGCAGCTGGACGTGGCCCGGGCCGTGCGGATGAGCGCCAGCCTGCCGTACTTTTTCCGCCCGGTGACGCAACACTTCCCGGCTCCCGACGGGGGCTTTCGCAGCTACATCGTCGACGGGGGCGTTTTGAGCAACTTTCCGGTCTGGCTGTTTGACGTGCCGGGCACGCCGCCCTGGCCCACCATCGGCTTCATGCTGGTGAGCCGGCCGCCCGGCCGGCCGCACCGCATCCGGGGGCCGGTGTCCTTCGGCGCGGCGGTGGTGTCCACCATGCTGGAGGCCCACGACGCGCAATATCTTGAGGAAGCCGACGGCGTGCGCACGATCCGGGTGCCGGCGGTCGGCGTGCGGGCGACGGACTTCGAGTTGTCGCCCGAGGAGCGCCGCCGGCTGTTCGCGGCCGGCGCGGAGGCGGCCCGCCGCTTTTTCGAGCAGTGGAACTTCGAGCGCTACGTGCGCCTGTACCGGACGGGGACGGCGTAG
- a CDS encoding phospholipase: MTELFFRVHEPEGGAALTAIAVHGYGSNEEDLLGLGRELGLPVRVVAPRGPMELRHAFGLGYAWFSFTSAGQPESESFRHAVDALARLVRDVRARWNVPREKLVMMGFSQGAVMSIAVALSALPELGGVVALSGYYPRPEGWTLAYANLHGLPVLVTHGTYDDVLPVEWGRDAAETLQAMGADVRYAEFPMAHQVSPDCLATVRSWLKEKFGL; this comes from the coding sequence ATGACGGAGCTGTTTTTCCGCGTGCACGAGCCGGAGGGCGGTGCGGCCCTGACCGCGATCGCCGTGCACGGATATGGCAGCAACGAGGAAGACCTGCTGGGCCTCGGCCGGGAGCTGGGGCTGCCCGTCCGTGTCGTGGCCCCGCGCGGCCCCATGGAGCTGCGCCATGCCTTCGGCCTCGGCTACGCCTGGTTTTCGTTCACTTCCGCCGGCCAGCCTGAAAGCGAAAGCTTCCGGCACGCGGTGGACGCGCTGGCGCGCCTTGTTCGCGACGTGCGCGCCCGCTGGAACGTGCCCCGCGAAAAGCTGGTCATGATGGGCTTTAGCCAAGGCGCCGTCATGTCCATCGCCGTTGCGCTCTCTGCCCTGCCGGAGCTGGGCGGCGTCGTCGCCCTCAGCGGCTACTACCCCCGCCCGGAAGGCTGGACCCTGGCCTACGCCAATCTGCACGGCCTGCCCGTACTGGTGACCCACGGCACCTATGACGACGTCTTGCCGGTCGAATGGGGGCGCGACGCGGCGGAGACGCTGCAGGCCATGGGCGCCGATGTCCGTTACGCCGAGTTTCCGATGGCCCACCAGGTATCCCCTGACTGCCTGGCCACGGTACGGTCGTGGCTGAAGGAAAAGTTCGGGCTATAA
- a CDS encoding copper resistance protein CopC, with amino-acid sequence MLRSLPVALLAAVLLAGVAVLAAGGTAAAHAYLKEASPAADAVVSVLPEAVTLRFTEPVDVRASLFKVYPLAPDEDPAQLRAQAARLVEEVLQRRDDEEARADAGVETAGREAAEIRIVLKRDLPPGPYVVMWRVLSVDTHVTTGHYIFTYAPAAQ; translated from the coding sequence TTGCTTCGTTCGTTGCCCGTCGCACTCTTGGCTGCCGTTTTGCTCGCCGGCGTCGCGGTGCTGGCGGCGGGCGGCACGGCGGCAGCCCACGCGTATCTAAAGGAAGCGTCGCCGGCGGCCGACGCGGTGGTGTCCGTGCTGCCGGAGGCGGTTACGCTGCGCTTTACCGAACCGGTGGACGTGCGGGCCAGCCTGTTCAAGGTGTACCCGCTGGCGCCGGATGAAGACCCCGCGCAGCTGCGGGCGCAGGCGGCGCGGCTCGTGGAAGAAGTTCTGCAGCGCCGCGACGACGAGGAAGCCCGCGCCGACGCGGGCGTGGAGACGGCCGGGCGTGAAGCGGCGGAGATTCGCATCGTGCTGAAGCGCGACCTGCCGCCGGGGCCGTACGTCGTCATGTGGCGCGTGCTCTCCGTCGACACGCACGTGACGACGGGCCATTACATCTTTACCTACGCGCCGGCGGCGCAGTGA
- a CDS encoding metal-independent alpha-mannosidase — protein sequence MEQAKLTVPEELKESVAYFPTGNEYVALPLVNEGGAVESFNVLHMRCKGMVEFYGTPAAPLLVPVVRVDGRELEGTHLTWERLEHWLPRFVGEGAGVRVTGLLCAPPGRRGFVYTLRVENVGAKPVTVEWGWRGEWASARQGIYRSRPLHGRRTAWYDRWTDTLAFELAAGPAVAGFALGASKSFRSVGWRLATESEQEDVFLEALARRGGPGAEQRLRVDNENGEAICFAVATETVLQPGRAAELDLYVGVNAESDGACTAVVDLQRRGAKALVEEARAWLQRRMRPVADEELGARTYLNLWFNYFFAAGRTIDTDELVLVTSRSPRYYVSAAFWARDAYLWSFPGVLLLDPERAREMVLVGFGRYLRNVAEHSLYIDGSVLYPGFELDELCAPILALEQYVQATDDYSVLEEVGLGGTGRVVDGLAYLEKRLEEQRHPERNLYATFLSPTDDPATHPFLTYDNVLAWRALRALAHFKRRRGDSLGEWRANQQAVQLRETLRRHAVVEGFNGPMFAWALDERRRAQLLDQPPGSLQLLAYYGFCEPDDPVYVNTVNWIHSSRNPDYFPGKFGAPGCAHAPHPWPLMVAYDVLLGRDLAAGLEFFRRAPMDNGIVCETVDRHTGVVKTGAAFASAAGFVGYALYRALTKP from the coding sequence GTGGAGCAGGCCAAGCTGACGGTTCCTGAAGAGCTGAAAGAAAGCGTCGCCTATTTTCCGACCGGCAACGAGTACGTGGCGCTGCCGCTCGTCAACGAGGGCGGCGCGGTGGAAAGCTTCAACGTCTTGCACATGCGCTGCAAAGGCATGGTGGAGTTTTACGGCACGCCGGCCGCGCCGCTGCTGGTCCCGGTCGTGCGGGTGGACGGCCGCGAGCTGGAAGGTACGCACCTGACGTGGGAGCGGCTCGAGCACTGGTTGCCGCGCTTCGTCGGCGAAGGCGCGGGCGTCCGGGTGACGGGACTCCTCTGCGCGCCGCCCGGGCGGCGGGGTTTCGTGTACACGCTGCGGGTCGAAAACGTCGGCGCGAAGCCTGTCACCGTTGAATGGGGCTGGCGGGGCGAGTGGGCTTCGGCCCGCCAGGGCATCTACCGCAGCCGTCCGCTGCACGGGCGGCGGACGGCCTGGTATGACCGCTGGACCGACACGCTGGCCTTCGAACTGGCGGCAGGGCCGGCGGTGGCGGGCTTCGCGCTGGGCGCGTCCAAATCGTTTCGCAGCGTGGGCTGGCGGCTGGCGACCGAGTCCGAGCAGGAAGACGTCTTCCTCGAGGCGCTGGCGCGCCGGGGCGGGCCGGGTGCCGAGCAGCGGCTGCGGGTCGACAACGAGAACGGCGAGGCCATCTGTTTCGCCGTCGCCACGGAAACGGTGCTGCAGCCCGGCCGGGCGGCCGAGCTGGACTTGTACGTCGGGGTCAATGCCGAAAGCGACGGGGCGTGCACGGCCGTCGTCGACTTGCAGCGGCGGGGCGCCAAGGCGCTGGTGGAGGAGGCCCGGGCGTGGCTGCAGCGGCGGATGCGTCCTGTGGCCGACGAAGAGCTGGGCGCCCGCACGTACCTCAATCTTTGGTTCAACTACTTTTTCGCCGCCGGCCGCACCATCGACACCGACGAGCTGGTGCTGGTCACGTCTCGCAGTCCCCGCTACTACGTGAGCGCGGCCTTCTGGGCCCGCGACGCGTACTTGTGGAGCTTTCCCGGCGTGCTGCTGCTGGATCCCGAGCGAGCCCGGGAAATGGTGCTGGTGGGCTTCGGCCGGTACTTGCGCAACGTGGCCGAGCACAGCCTGTACATCGACGGCTCCGTGCTGTATCCGGGGTTCGAGCTGGACGAGCTGTGCGCGCCGATTCTGGCGCTGGAGCAATACGTGCAAGCCACCGACGACTACTCCGTGCTGGAGGAAGTGGGGCTGGGCGGGACGGGCCGCGTCGTCGACGGCCTGGCGTACTTGGAGAAGCGCCTCGAGGAGCAGCGGCACCCGGAGCGGAACTTGTACGCCACCTTCCTGTCACCCACGGATGACCCAGCAACGCATCCTTTCCTCACCTACGACAACGTTCTCGCCTGGCGAGCGCTGCGGGCGCTGGCCCATTTTAAGCGGCGGCGCGGCGACAGCCTGGGCGAATGGCGGGCCAACCAGCAGGCGGTGCAGCTGCGGGAGACGCTGCGCCGGCACGCCGTGGTCGAAGGTTTCAACGGCCCCATGTTTGCGTGGGCGCTGGACGAGCGGCGGCGGGCGCAGCTGCTGGACCAGCCTCCGGGCAGCTTGCAGCTATTGGCCTACTACGGCTTCTGTGAACCGGACGATCCCGTCTACGTCAACACGGTCAACTGGATTCATTCTTCTCGCAATCCCGACTATTTCCCCGGCAAGTTCGGCGCGCCGGGCTGCGCGCACGCGCCGCATCCTTGGCCGCTGATGGTGGCCTACGACGTGCTTTTGGGGCGAGACCTGGCCGCAGGGCTGGAGTTTTTCCGCAGGGCGCCCATGGATAACGGCATCGTCTGCGAGACGGTGGACCGGCACACCGGGGTCGTCAAGACCGGCGCGGCCTTCGCGTCGGCGGCCGGATTCGTGGGCTACGCGCTCTATCGCGCTCTGACGAAGCCGTAA
- a CDS encoding radical SAM protein — protein MATAMAIATAQAEVRMARGGPNRRVEYVEIQCKSLLNRVNVPYLSFRWSVNPYSGCVHGCVYCYARRYHEYRELDPFQGFQRQVFVKVNAVEVLRRELSRKRWRRELVAVGTAADAYQPAEGKYRLTRGILETLAEFRTPCSITTKNTLVVRDVDVLRQLAAGPGVRVYFTITTVDEELARRIEPDTPPPSRRLAALERLAAAGIPVSVLIMPIMPGLNDDPASLEAVIRAAAQHGARSVHGGVLRLQGAVRQVYGRFLLADSPWLLPLYRRLYPGAYAPVWYQNKVLQRVAELKARYGFDADTARCEETRGSSDVRPEASASAGAPAAMTACRLLQLTLF, from the coding sequence ATGGCGACGGCGATGGCGATCGCGACAGCGCAAGCGGAAGTAAGAATGGCGCGCGGCGGCCCGAACCGGCGAGTCGAGTACGTCGAAATCCAGTGCAAGTCTTTGCTCAACCGGGTGAACGTGCCCTACTTATCGTTCCGCTGGTCAGTGAACCCGTACTCGGGCTGCGTCCACGGGTGCGTCTACTGCTACGCCCGGCGCTACCACGAATACCGCGAGCTCGATCCGTTCCAAGGTTTCCAGCGCCAGGTGTTCGTCAAGGTGAACGCGGTGGAGGTGCTGCGCCGCGAGCTGTCCCGTAAGAGGTGGCGGCGGGAGCTGGTGGCCGTAGGCACGGCGGCGGACGCGTATCAGCCCGCCGAAGGGAAATACCGCCTGACACGGGGTATTCTCGAAACGCTGGCCGAGTTCCGCACGCCGTGTTCCATCACGACGAAGAACACGTTGGTCGTGCGGGACGTCGACGTCCTGCGACAGCTGGCGGCGGGGCCGGGCGTACGCGTGTATTTCACCATCACCACCGTCGACGAGGAGCTCGCGCGCCGCATTGAGCCGGACACGCCCCCGCCCAGCCGGCGGCTCGCGGCCCTGGAACGGCTGGCCGCAGCCGGCATTCCGGTCAGCGTGCTGATTATGCCCATCATGCCCGGCCTCAACGACGACCCGGCCTCGCTGGAAGCCGTCATACGCGCCGCCGCGCAGCACGGTGCCCGCTCAGTCCACGGCGGCGTCCTGCGCCTGCAGGGCGCGGTCAGGCAAGTGTACGGACGGTTCCTGCTCGCCGATTCTCCCTGGCTGCTGCCGCTCTACCGCCGCCTCTACCCAGGCGCGTACGCGCCCGTCTGGTACCAAAACAAAGTGCTGCAGCGGGTCGCCGAGCTCAAGGCGCGCTACGGGTTCGACGCCGACACGGCTCGCTGCGAGGAGACGAGAGGTAGCAGCGACGTCCGGCCCGAGGCTTCGGCGTCCGCCGGCGCGCCGGCGGCCATGACGGCCTGCCGGCTGCTGCAATTGACCTTGTTCTAA
- a CDS encoding transcriptional repressor has protein sequence MEEDRTTPASHDAADGRRMVQYILQVMERAGHRLTGPRVQLAKAVSALGRRPFSGEALYEDLRDQGVGRATVFRTLKLLHELGVLSRLHMEDGCQRYIVTPPDGWNGPDHRDRLICRRCGRVAYLDQCPMEEFMASVAEQLGYRIESHHLDIVGVCADCSVLETSASAR, from the coding sequence ATGGAAGAGGATCGCACAACTCCAGCCAGCCATGACGCCGCCGACGGCAGGCGCATGGTGCAGTACATCCTCCAAGTGATGGAGCGGGCCGGCCATCGCTTGACGGGGCCGCGGGTGCAGCTGGCCAAAGCCGTATCGGCCCTGGGCCGCCGCCCTTTCAGCGGCGAGGCCCTGTACGAAGACTTGCGGGATCAAGGCGTCGGGCGGGCCACCGTCTTCCGGACGCTGAAGCTCCTGCACGAGCTGGGCGTCCTCTCGCGCTTGCACATGGAAGACGGCTGTCAGCGCTACATCGTCACCCCGCCGGACGGCTGGAACGGGCCGGACCACCGGGATCGGCTCATCTGCCGGCGCTGCGGCCGCGTCGCGTACTTGGACCAATGCCCCATGGAGGAGTTCATGGCCTCCGTGGCGGAACAGCTGGGCTACCGGATCGAAAGTCACCATCTGGATATCGTCGGGGTGTGCGCGGACTGCAGCGTCCTGGAGACGTCGGCGTCAGCCCGCTGA
- a CDS encoding foldase, which translates to MRKWLEGLRKGGVRAIIAAVAVVLVAGGAWTLLAQDRGEIVARVNGEAITKDELYDMMYRYVGPQVLEELILIRLVEQEAAAQGITVAQEDIDAEVAALAQQVGGMEQLQLVLAQQGATLDQLQDDIRRTLLLRALLEPQVKVAEEEVRQFFEENSDLFAQREMVRARHILVSTKEEAEELRRQLLDGADFAALAQQHSRDTATKSRGGDLGWFGRGVMVAPFEEAAFALKPGEISEPVETSFGYHLILVEERMEAKSAEFNAEVAATIRQILTEEKMQEQLGPWLQSLRQKANVEILIGR; encoded by the coding sequence ATGCGAAAGTGGCTGGAAGGTCTACGCAAGGGCGGCGTGCGGGCGATCATCGCGGCCGTAGCGGTGGTGCTGGTGGCCGGCGGCGCCTGGACGCTTCTGGCCCAAGACCGGGGCGAGATTGTAGCCCGGGTCAACGGCGAGGCCATCACCAAAGATGAGCTGTACGACATGATGTACCGGTACGTGGGGCCGCAGGTGCTGGAGGAACTGATCCTAATTCGCCTAGTCGAGCAGGAGGCGGCCGCGCAAGGCATTACCGTGGCGCAGGAGGACATCGACGCGGAAGTGGCGGCGCTGGCCCAGCAGGTGGGCGGGATGGAACAGCTGCAGCTGGTGCTGGCGCAGCAAGGCGCCACGCTGGACCAGCTGCAAGACGACATTCGCCGGACGCTGCTGCTGCGCGCGTTGCTGGAGCCGCAAGTCAAGGTGGCCGAGGAGGAAGTGCGGCAATTCTTTGAGGAGAACTCCGACTTGTTCGCCCAGCGGGAAATGGTCCGGGCGCGGCACATTCTGGTGTCGACGAAGGAAGAGGCGGAAGAGCTGCGCCGGCAGCTGCTGGACGGCGCGGACTTCGCGGCGCTGGCGCAGCAGCACTCCCGGGACACGGCCACGAAGTCCCGCGGCGGCGACCTGGGCTGGTTCGGCCGCGGCGTGATGGTGGCGCCCTTCGAGGAGGCCGCCTTCGCTCTGAAGCCGGGCGAGATCAGCGAGCCGGTCGAGACGAGCTTCGGCTACCATCTGATCTTGGTGGAAGAGCGGATGGAAGCGAAGTCGGCGGAATTCAACGCTGAGGTGGCCGCGACCATCCGGCAGATCTTGACGGAGGAGAAGATGCAGGAGCAGCTCGGTCCGTGGCTCCAGTCGCTGCGGCAGAAGGCCAACGTGGAAATCTTGATTGGCCGCTGA
- the ytvI gene encoding sporulation integral membrane protein YtvI gives MAQAPLTGGGWRRLRLAIDLRTLLWIGVLAALIVFRGPVFLSLLPFVIGLVLANLIEPIVGFFERWGRLPRGVAAALALALVVGVVGYAGTWLATELTRELIQLSRLLPAHQDAAVELFNTFLAWGQRMFQELPAEVQAYLQQAAQNVARSGTELAAAAVDRVLDAVAAVPTISLVLALAVVATFFFAKDRYVVHSVLVQALPARVREVAAEAQDKILRDLASFFRAYFILFLISAALAATGLLFAQTRYWIVLSVVLAILDSIPMVGPALVLLPWAGYALYMGAVGQAVVLAVTCAVMFVVRQVLQPKLLGDSVGVHPLLMLLALWAGLVTVGVWGVIVGPAAVIALKAAHKAGVFSQAWWPAGGGKKAADGRSERPVAAAAAVQPAFAPAASGNEPSGFPAAATPAGESGEAARSSRAAAPAGEGGEAARSPEAAAAGE, from the coding sequence ATGGCGCAAGCTCCCTTGACTGGAGGAGGCTGGCGCCGGTTGCGGTTGGCCATCGACTTGCGCACCTTGTTGTGGATCGGCGTGCTGGCCGCCCTCATCGTGTTCCGCGGCCCCGTCTTCCTGTCGCTGCTGCCCTTCGTCATCGGCCTCGTGCTGGCCAACTTGATTGAGCCGATCGTAGGCTTTTTCGAGCGATGGGGACGGCTGCCGCGCGGCGTCGCGGCGGCGCTGGCGCTGGCCCTGGTGGTGGGCGTCGTGGGCTATGCGGGTACGTGGCTCGCGACGGAGCTGACGCGCGAGCTCATCCAGCTTAGCCGGCTGCTGCCCGCGCACCAAGATGCCGCCGTGGAGCTGTTCAATACGTTCCTCGCGTGGGGACAGCGCATGTTCCAGGAGCTGCCCGCCGAAGTGCAGGCCTACTTGCAGCAGGCGGCGCAGAACGTGGCGCGGTCCGGCACGGAGCTCGCGGCCGCCGCCGTCGACCGCGTGCTGGACGCCGTGGCCGCCGTGCCGACGATTTCGTTGGTGCTGGCCCTCGCCGTGGTTGCCACGTTCTTTTTCGCCAAAGACCGCTACGTCGTGCATTCCGTGCTGGTGCAGGCGTTGCCGGCGCGCGTGCGCGAGGTGGCCGCGGAGGCCCAGGACAAGATCCTACGGGACTTGGCCAGCTTTTTCCGCGCCTACTTCATCTTGTTCCTGATCAGCGCGGCGCTGGCGGCCACGGGCCTCCTTTTCGCGCAGACGCGCTACTGGATCGTGCTGTCGGTGGTCTTGGCCATCCTCGATTCCATCCCCATGGTGGGGCCGGCGCTCGTCTTGCTGCCGTGGGCGGGATACGCGCTGTATATGGGGGCGGTGGGCCAGGCCGTTGTCTTGGCCGTAACGTGCGCGGTCATGTTCGTGGTGCGGCAAGTGCTGCAGCCGAAGCTGCTGGGCGACTCGGTCGGCGTGCATCCGCTCTTGATGCTCTTGGCCCTGTGGGCCGGGCTGGTGACGGTGGGCGTGTGGGGCGTCATCGTCGGCCCGGCCGCCGTCATCGCGCTGAAAGCGGCGCACAAAGCGGGCGTGTTCAGCCAGGCCTGGTGGCCGGCCGGCGGCGGAAAGAAGGCGGCTGACGGCCGATCGGAGCGGCCAGTGGCAGCCGCCGCGGCGGTCCAGCCTGCCTTCGCGCCGGCCGCTTCGGGCAACGAGCCTTCCGGTTTTCCGGCGGCCGCCACACCCGCCGGAGAAAGCGGTGAAGCGGCTCGCTCGTCAAGGGCCGCCGCGCCCGCTGGAGAAGGCGGCGAGGCGGCTCGCTCGCCGGAAGCGGCGGCCGCCGGCGAATGA
- a CDS encoding IMP dehydrogenase, translated as MLTLEKFVGEGLTFDDVSIVPRYSNVLPSQVDTSTWLTKKIRLNIPLVSAAMDTVTEAALAIALAREGGFGVIHRNMDIDAQAAEVDKVKRSESGVIVDPISLSPQHRVKDALELMARYKISGVPVTDETGRLVGIVTNRDLVFETDYEQPIANVMTKDNLITAPVGTTLAEAQRILHQHRIEKLPLVDEHFRLRGLITIKDIRKAREYPHAAKDAKGRLLVGAAVGVGPRHKDRARALVAAGADALVLDTAHGHSAAVLDMVSWLKGEFGDKVEIIAGNVSTGEGTRALIAAGADCVKVGQGGGSICTTRVVAGIGVPQLTAVLESARVAQEYGVPIMSDGGIRYSGDIVKAIAAGASTVMIGNLFAGTEEAPGEVEIYQGRKYKVYRGMGSIGAMRAGSGDRYFQDASGDGDGSGKFVPEGIEGRVPYKGSLADVVYQLVGGLRAGMGYCGTATIEELQRETRFVRVTHAARMEAHPHDVQITKEAPNYSL; from the coding sequence ATGCTGACGTTGGAGAAGTTCGTCGGGGAAGGGCTGACGTTTGACGACGTTTCCATCGTCCCCCGCTACTCGAACGTTCTTCCCTCTCAAGTGGACACGTCCACGTGGCTGACGAAAAAGATTCGGCTCAACATCCCGCTGGTCAGCGCGGCGATGGATACGGTCACCGAGGCGGCCCTCGCCATCGCCCTGGCGCGGGAGGGCGGCTTCGGCGTCATCCACCGCAACATGGATATTGACGCGCAAGCCGCCGAAGTCGACAAGGTGAAGCGGTCGGAGAGCGGCGTCATCGTCGATCCGATTTCCTTGTCGCCCCAGCACCGGGTCAAGGACGCGCTGGAGCTCATGGCGCGCTACAAGATTTCCGGCGTGCCCGTCACCGACGAGACGGGCCGCCTGGTGGGCATCGTCACTAACCGCGACCTCGTGTTCGAGACCGACTACGAGCAGCCCATCGCCAACGTGATGACGAAGGACAATCTCATTACCGCCCCGGTGGGGACGACGCTGGCCGAGGCGCAGCGCATTCTGCACCAGCACCGCATCGAGAAGCTGCCGCTGGTGGACGAGCATTTCCGCCTCCGGGGCCTGATCACGATCAAGGACATCCGTAAGGCCCGGGAGTACCCGCATGCGGCCAAAGACGCGAAGGGGCGGCTGCTGGTGGGCGCGGCGGTCGGTGTAGGCCCGCGCCACAAGGATCGGGCGCGGGCGCTGGTGGCGGCCGGGGCCGACGCGCTGGTGCTGGACACGGCGCATGGGCACTCGGCCGCGGTGCTGGACATGGTGTCGTGGCTGAAGGGCGAGTTCGGCGACAAGGTCGAAATTATCGCCGGCAACGTGTCCACGGGCGAAGGCACCCGGGCGCTCATCGCGGCCGGCGCCGACTGCGTCAAGGTGGGCCAGGGCGGCGGCTCCATCTGCACGACGCGGGTCGTGGCCGGTATCGGCGTGCCGCAGCTTACGGCTGTGCTGGAGAGCGCGCGGGTGGCCCAGGAGTACGGCGTGCCCATCATGTCGGACGGCGGCATCCGCTATTCGGGCGATATCGTCAAGGCCATCGCCGCTGGCGCGTCGACGGTCATGATCGGCAACTTGTTCGCCGGCACCGAGGAAGCGCCGGGCGAGGTGGAAATTTACCAGGGCCGCAAGTACAAGGTGTACCGCGGCATGGGCTCCATCGGCGCGATGCGGGCCGGCAGCGGCGACCGCTACTTCCAGGACGCCTCCGGGGACGGCGATGGCAGCGGCAAGTTCGTCCCGGAGGGCATCGAAGGCCGCGTGCCGTACAAAGGCTCGCTGGCCGACGTCGTGTACCAGCTGGTCGGAGGCCTGCGCGCCGGCATGGGCTACTGCGGCACGGCCACTATCGAAGAGCTGCAGCGGGAGACGCGCTTCGTTCGGGTGACGCACGCGGCCAGAATGGAAGCGCATCCGCACGACGTGCAAATCACGAAGGAGGCGCCCAACTACTCGCTGTGA
- a CDS encoding acetate kinase, translated as MKVFVLNCGSSSVKYKLFDMSAGEPEPVLASGRVERIGAEDAIIVHKAGDEEFRSVRPVYEHRDAIGLVLRLMEESGVTGQSGTVDAVGHRVVHGGELFREAVLVTDEVRQSLVDISDLAPLHNPHNVAGIDACAQLLPGVPQVAVFDTALHSSMPPYAYLYGLPYELYERLRIRRYGFHGISHKYVAERVAALMNRPLESLRIISCHLGNGASIAAIQNGRSVDTSMGFTPLEGLMMGTRSGDIDPGAVIFLLAHEGMTVSEINALLNRESGLKGISGIGPDMRDIERGVLEGNPRAKLAFDMYEYRVRKYIGAYAAAMDGVDAIAFTAGIGERSPMLRAQLCSRLTYLGLELDPERNQVSGEEVEITTPRSKVRAFVIPTDEERVIARDTVAVLRRQRA; from the coding sequence ATGAAAGTCTTCGTCCTCAACTGCGGCAGCTCGTCGGTCAAGTACAAGCTGTTCGACATGTCCGCCGGCGAACCCGAGCCGGTGCTGGCGTCGGGGCGGGTCGAGCGCATCGGCGCCGAAGACGCCATCATCGTGCACAAGGCCGGCGACGAGGAATTCCGGTCGGTGCGCCCGGTGTACGAGCACCGCGACGCCATCGGGCTGGTGCTGCGCCTGATGGAGGAAAGCGGCGTCACGGGCCAATCCGGGACCGTAGACGCTGTGGGCCACCGGGTCGTGCACGGCGGCGAGCTGTTCCGCGAAGCGGTGCTGGTCACCGACGAGGTGCGGCAGTCGCTGGTCGACATCAGCGACCTGGCGCCGCTGCACAACCCCCACAACGTCGCGGGCATCGACGCCTGCGCCCAGCTTCTTCCCGGCGTTCCCCAGGTAGCCGTGTTCGACACGGCCCTGCACTCCAGCATGCCGCCTTACGCCTACCTTTACGGCCTGCCCTACGAACTCTACGAGCGGCTGCGCATCCGCCGCTACGGGTTCCACGGCATTTCCCACAAGTACGTGGCCGAGCGGGTGGCGGCGTTGATGAACCGGCCCCTGGAGTCGCTGCGCATCATCTCGTGCCACCTGGGCAACGGCGCCAGCATCGCCGCCATCCAGAACGGCCGGTCCGTGGACACGTCCATGGGCTTCACGCCGCTGGAAGGGCTGATGATGGGCACGCGCTCGGGCGACATCGACCCGGGAGCGGTCATCTTCCTTTTGGCCCACGAGGGCATGACGGTGTCCGAGATCAACGCGCTGCTCAACCGCGAGAGCGGCCTGAAAGGCATCTCCGGCATCGGTCCGGACATGCGCGACATCGAGCGCGGCGTGCTGGAAGGCAACCCGCGCGCGAAGCTGGCCTTCGACATGTACGAGTACCGGGTGCGCAAGTACATCGGCGCCTACGCCGCGGCCATGGACGGCGTGGACGCCATCGCCTTCACGGCGGGCATCGGCGAACGTTCCCCCATGCTGCGGGCCCAGCTCTGCAGCCGGCTGACGTATTTGGGACTGGAGCTGGATCCGGAGCGCAACCAGGTCTCCGGCGAGGAAGTGGAGATTACGACGCCGCGGTCGAAAGTGCGGGCGTTCGTCATCCCAACCGACGAGGAGCGGGTCATCGCCCGCGACACGGTCGCGGTGTTGCGGCGGCAGCGGGCTTGA